A DNA window from Brassica napus cultivar Da-Ae unplaced genomic scaffold, Da-Ae ScsIHWf_2746;HRSCAF=3513, whole genome shotgun sequence contains the following coding sequences:
- the LOC125602114 gene encoding cytochrome P450 71B37-like: protein MATIWFLSLLFVTILLLAAFKRKKQQRRPPSPPGLPIIGNLHQLGELPHQSLWKLSKEYGPVMFLKLGSIPTVVLSSSETAKQALKIHDLHCCSRPSLAGPRELSYNYLDIAFAPYDDYWKEVKKLCVQEVFSPKRVHTMQPIRDEEVKKLIDIVTKSAQEKTPVNLSEKFLSLTVGVICRAAFGVSFHETVLNSDRFDKFINEAFLFLGSFSASDFFPNGGWIVDRLTGLQGRRERSVRDLDAFYEQMFDLHREEKEKGSEDFVDLQQLSIK, encoded by the exons ATGGCTACTATTTGGTTTCTATCACTTCTCTTCGTCACTATCCTTCTTCTCGCCGCCTTTAAACGCAAGAAGCAGCAACGACGACCACCATCTCCTCCTGGTTTACCGATCATCGGAAACTTACACCAGCTCGGGGAGTTACCGCATCAATCCCTGTGGAAACTCTCCAAAGAGTATGGTCCTGTTATGTTTCTGAAGCTTGGAAGCATCCCAACTGTAGTACTATCTTCCTCTGAAACAGCTAAACAAGCTCTGAAAATTCATGACCTCCATTGTTGTAGCCGTCCAAGCTTAGCAG GGCCAAGAGAGCTCTCTTACAATTATCTGGACATTGCTTTTGCTCCCTATGATGATTACTGGaaagaagttaagaaactgtgtGTGCAAGAAGTCTTTAGTCCTAAACGAGTTCACACGATGCAACCCATCAGGGACGAGGAAGTCAAGAAGCTGATAGACATAGTCACCAAATCAGCTCAAGAGAAAACACCAGTTAACTTGAGCGAGAAGTTTCTTTCTTTAACCGTTGGCGTGATTTGCAGGGCAGCATTTGGTGTGAGTTTCCATGAAACTGTACTCAACAGCGATAGATTCGACAAGTTCATCAACGAGGCATTTTTGTTTCTTGGGAGCTTCTCTGCCTCGGATTTTTTCCCAAACGGCGGCTGGATCGTCGACCGGCTCACCGGCTTACAAGGGAGGAGAGAGAGGAGTGTGAGAGATCTTGATGCTTTCTATGAACAGATGTTTGACCTACATAGAGAGGAAAAAGAAAAGGGAAGTGAAGATTTTGTGGATCTGCAACAATTatcaataaaatga